A single region of the Streptomyces sp. NBC_01262 genome encodes:
- a CDS encoding 5-(carboxyamino)imidazole ribonucleotide synthase produces MTFPVVGMIGGGQLARMTHEAGIPLGIRFKLLSDTPIDSAALVAGEVVVGDYRDLETLRAFAAGCDVITFDHEHVPTEHLRALEADGIAVRPGPDALVHAQDKGVMRARLDAIGVPCPRHRIVTDPADVTRFAQEGDGFPVILKTVRGGYDGKGVWVVRAEADAAAPFRAGVPVLAEEKVDFVRELAANVVRSPHGQAVAYPVVESVQVNGVCDTVIAPAPDLAEGVSMKAQQLALTIAKELGVVGHLAVELFETRDGRILVNELAMRPHNSGHWTQDGAVTSQFANHLRAVLDLPLGDPRPRAKWTVMANVLGGDFPDMYQAFLHCMARDPQLKIHMYGKDVKPGRKVGHVNTYGDDLGEVRERARHAADYLRGTITE; encoded by the coding sequence GTGACATTCCCGGTAGTCGGCATGATCGGCGGCGGCCAGCTCGCCCGTATGACCCACGAGGCTGGTATCCCGCTCGGCATCAGGTTCAAGCTCCTCAGCGACACCCCGATCGACTCGGCGGCCCTGGTGGCCGGTGAGGTCGTCGTCGGCGACTACCGCGACCTGGAGACGCTCCGCGCCTTCGCGGCCGGCTGCGACGTCATCACCTTCGACCACGAGCACGTCCCCACCGAGCACCTGCGGGCCCTGGAGGCCGACGGCATCGCCGTGCGCCCCGGGCCCGACGCCCTGGTGCACGCCCAGGACAAGGGCGTCATGCGCGCGCGGCTCGACGCGATCGGGGTCCCGTGCCCCCGGCACCGGATCGTGACGGACCCGGCCGACGTGACGCGCTTCGCGCAGGAGGGGGACGGCTTCCCCGTCATCCTCAAGACCGTGCGCGGCGGCTACGACGGCAAGGGCGTGTGGGTCGTACGCGCCGAGGCGGACGCCGCCGCGCCCTTCCGGGCGGGCGTCCCCGTCCTGGCCGAGGAGAAGGTGGACTTCGTACGGGAGCTGGCGGCGAATGTCGTACGGTCCCCGCACGGGCAGGCCGTCGCGTACCCCGTGGTGGAGTCGGTGCAGGTGAACGGCGTGTGCGACACGGTGATCGCGCCCGCGCCGGACCTGGCCGAGGGCGTCTCGATGAAGGCCCAGCAGCTCGCGCTGACCATCGCCAAGGAACTCGGCGTCGTCGGCCACCTCGCGGTCGAGCTCTTCGAGACCCGGGACGGCCGGATCCTGGTCAACGAGCTCGCCATGCGGCCCCACAACAGCGGCCACTGGACCCAGGACGGCGCCGTCACCTCCCAGTTCGCCAACCACCTGCGCGCCGTGCTCGACCTCCCGCTGGGCGACCCGCGCCCGCGCGCGAAGTGGACCGTCATGGCCAATGTCCTGGGCGGCGACTTCCCGGACATGTACCAGGCCTTCCTGCACTGCATGGCCCGCGACCCCCAGCTCAAGATCCACATGTACGGCAAGGACGTGAAGCCCGGCCGCAAGGTCGGCCACGTCAACACCTACGGCGACGACCTCGGTGAGGTGCGTGAGCGTGCCCGGCACGCCGCCGACTACCTGCGAGGGACGATCACCGAATGA
- a CDS encoding dipeptidase gives MVDHLPLAREILAAHPVVDGHNDLPWALREQVRYDLAARDIATDQSAHLHTDIPRLRAGGVGAQFWSVYVRTDHTGGDAVTAVLEQIDCVLRLVERHPADLRLALTADDMETARSQGRIASLMGAEGGHSIDNSLAVLRMLYALGVRYMTLTHNDNTDWADSATDEPRHGGLTAFGEDVVREMNRLGMLVDLSHVSPDTMRDALRVTRAPVIFSHSSARAVCDHVRNIPDDVLELLPGNGGLAMATFVPKFILPAAVEWTRRADDNMTAHGFHHLDTTPEAMKVHAAFEAANPRPTATVSTVADHLDHMRSVAGVDHIGIGGDFDGTAFLPEGLGDVSGYPNLIAELLRRRWSTADLAKLTWGNAVRVLRDADRA, from the coding sequence GTGGTGGACCACCTGCCCCTCGCCCGCGAGATCCTCGCCGCCCACCCCGTGGTGGACGGTCACAACGACCTCCCCTGGGCCCTGCGCGAGCAGGTCCGCTACGACCTCGCCGCCCGCGACATCGCCACCGACCAGTCCGCCCACCTGCACACCGACATCCCCCGCCTGCGCGCGGGCGGCGTCGGCGCGCAGTTCTGGTCCGTGTACGTGCGCACCGACCACACCGGCGGCGACGCCGTCACCGCTGTCCTGGAGCAGATCGACTGCGTCCTGCGGCTCGTCGAGCGCCACCCCGCCGATCTGCGGCTCGCCCTCACCGCCGACGACATGGAGACGGCCCGCTCACAGGGCCGTATCGCCTCCCTCATGGGCGCCGAGGGCGGCCACAGCATCGACAACTCCCTGGCCGTCCTGCGCATGCTGTACGCCCTCGGCGTCCGCTACATGACGCTCACCCACAACGACAACACCGACTGGGCCGACTCCGCCACCGACGAGCCCCGCCACGGCGGCCTCACCGCCTTCGGTGAGGACGTCGTGCGCGAGATGAACCGCCTCGGCATGCTCGTCGACCTCTCGCATGTCTCGCCCGACACCATGCGCGACGCCCTGCGGGTGACCCGGGCGCCGGTGATCTTCTCCCACTCCTCCGCCCGTGCCGTCTGCGACCACGTACGGAACATCCCCGACGACGTCCTGGAGCTTCTGCCCGGCAACGGCGGCCTCGCCATGGCCACCTTCGTCCCGAAGTTCATCCTCCCCGCCGCCGTCGAGTGGACCCGCCGCGCCGACGACAACATGACCGCCCACGGCTTCCACCACCTCGACACCACCCCCGAGGCCATGAAGGTCCACGCCGCCTTCGAGGCCGCGAACCCCCGCCCCACCGCCACCGTCTCCACCGTCGCCGACCACCTTGACCACATGCGCTCCGTCGCCGGCGTCGACCACATCGGCATCGGCGGCGACTTCGACGGCACGGCCTTCCTCCCGGAAGGCCTCGGCGACGTCTCCGGCTACCCCAACCTGATCGCCGAACTCCTGCGCCGCCGCTGGTCCACGGCGGACCTGGCGAAGCTCACCTGGGGCAACGCAGTGCGCGTCCTGCGGGACGCGGACAGGGCCTAG
- a CDS encoding UDP-glucose dehydrogenase family protein, which yields MALKLTVIGTGYLGATHAAAMAEMGFEVLGLDIVQEKIDLLSTGRAPMYEPGLDELLAKHVAGIEGSTGRLRFTSSWEEVAEFGDVHFMCLNTPQKHGEYACDMSYVDRAFESLAPHLTRPALVVGKSTVPVGSAERLAARLAELAPAGETAELAWNPEFLREGFAVQDTLHPDRIVVGVRSERAEKLLREVYAVPLAEGTPFVVADYPTAELVKTAANAFLATKISFINAMAEVSEAAGGDVAKLAEAIGHDERIGHKFLRAGIGFGGGCLPKDIRAFMARAGELGADQALTFLREVDSINMRRRGHMVELAREACGGGGFLGVRIAVLGAAFKPDSDDVRDSPALNVAGQIHLQGGQVTVFDPKGMDNARKIFPTLGYAPTALDAVRGADLVLHLTEWREFRELDPAELGEVARRKHVIDGRNALDAALWRKAGWTYRAMGRPNA from the coding sequence ATGGCACTCAAGCTCACCGTGATCGGCACCGGATATCTCGGGGCCACACACGCCGCCGCGATGGCCGAGATGGGCTTCGAGGTGCTGGGGCTGGACATCGTCCAGGAGAAGATCGACCTGCTGTCGACGGGCCGGGCCCCGATGTACGAGCCGGGCCTCGACGAGCTGCTGGCCAAGCATGTCGCGGGCATCGAGGGGTCCACCGGGCGGCTGCGGTTCACGAGCTCGTGGGAGGAGGTGGCCGAGTTCGGCGATGTGCATTTCATGTGCCTCAACACCCCGCAGAAGCACGGCGAGTACGCGTGCGACATGAGCTACGTGGACCGTGCCTTCGAGTCGCTCGCCCCGCATCTGACGCGGCCCGCGCTGGTCGTCGGCAAGTCCACCGTCCCGGTCGGCAGCGCGGAGCGCCTCGCCGCCCGGCTCGCCGAACTGGCGCCGGCCGGGGAGACGGCGGAGCTGGCGTGGAACCCGGAGTTCCTGCGCGAGGGGTTCGCGGTGCAGGACACGCTGCACCCGGACCGGATCGTGGTCGGGGTGCGGTCGGAGCGGGCGGAGAAGCTGCTGCGCGAGGTTTACGCGGTGCCCCTCGCAGAAGGCACGCCTTTCGTCGTGGCGGACTACCCGACGGCGGAGCTGGTGAAGACCGCCGCCAACGCCTTCCTAGCCACCAAGATCTCCTTCATCAACGCCATGGCCGAGGTCAGCGAGGCGGCGGGCGGCGACGTGGCCAAGCTGGCGGAGGCCATCGGCCACGACGAGCGGATCGGCCACAAGTTCCTGCGCGCCGGGATCGGCTTCGGCGGCGGCTGCCTGCCCAAGGACATCCGCGCCTTCATGGCCCGCGCGGGCGAGCTGGGCGCCGACCAGGCGCTGACCTTCCTGCGCGAGGTCGACTCGATCAACATGCGCAGGCGCGGTCACATGGTCGAGCTGGCCCGCGAGGCCTGCGGCGGCGGCGGCTTTCTCGGCGTGCGCATCGCGGTTCTCGGCGCGGCCTTCAAGCCGGACTCCGACGACGTCCGGGACTCCCCCGCGCTCAACGTCGCCGGCCAGATCCACCTGCAGGGCGGCCAGGTCACCGTCTTCGACCCCAAGGGCATGGACAACGCCCGCAAGATCTTCCCGACGCTCGGCTACGCCCCCACCGCCCTGGACGCGGTGCGCGGCGCGGACCTCGTCCTGCACCTGACCGAGTGGCGCGAGTTCCGCGAGCTGGACCCGGCCGAGCTGGGCGAGGTCGCGCGCAGGAAGCACGTCATCGACGGCCGCAACGCACTGGACGCCGCGCTGTGGCGCAAGGCGGGCTGGACGTACCGGGCGATGGGCCGCCCCAACGCGTAG
- a CDS encoding GtrA family protein, translating into MDRSTGLQGGLTRIFREVAKFGAVGAAGVLVNIVAFNLLRHGTGLQVVRASVLATVVAIAFNYVGFRYFTYRDRDKGGRTKELALFLFFSAIGLVIENGVLYVATYGFDWDSPLQSNVFKFIGIGVATLFRFWSYRTWVFKALPAREALEQAESFLTEAEAEAGAPQSVRR; encoded by the coding sequence ATGGATCGATCGACAGGACTGCAGGGCGGACTGACCCGGATATTCCGAGAGGTCGCCAAGTTCGGCGCGGTCGGCGCGGCCGGCGTCCTCGTCAATATCGTGGCCTTCAACCTGCTCCGGCACGGCACCGGCCTGCAGGTCGTCCGGGCGAGTGTCCTCGCGACGGTCGTCGCCATCGCCTTCAATTACGTCGGTTTCCGCTATTTCACCTACCGGGACCGCGACAAGGGCGGGCGCACCAAGGAACTCGCGCTTTTTCTCTTCTTCAGCGCGATCGGGCTGGTGATCGAGAACGGCGTGCTCTACGTGGCGACGTACGGGTTCGACTGGGACAGCCCGCTGCAGAGCAATGTGTTCAAGTTCATCGGAATCGGCGTCGCCACGCTCTTCCGCTTCTGGTCCTACCGGACCTGGGTCTTCAAGGCGCTGCCCGCCCGTGAGGCGCTGGAGCAAGCAGAATCGTTCCTCACCGAGGCCGAGGCGGAGGCCGGGGCCCCGCAGAGTGTGCGGCGCTGA
- a CDS encoding WxL protein peptidoglycan domain-containing protein gives MSASARARTYAALLTAVALLGLGIAPAASYAAPQIAPRADNGRWSVFPAPAAGAKDKSPTAQDRPFFTLEGDPGTTLKDKVSISNLSSAPMTFALYAADAYNTPRDGGFAVRGIDEKSTGTGSWVTLAKSSITIPARTRADIPFTVTVPEGASPGDHPGAIVALDTHTDPSAGNVAIGVRRAVAARIYLKVSGPTLAALSVEHVTVSHGQPLIPGTDDSTATIRYTLVNRGNVSLTPRVGFTAKGLFGRTLLDRKARTLPLELLPGQSVQLTEKWASAPQFDRVSVRLTVTSSRGDLSETASATFLAVPWLVVGVVLALLGGLLAWLLLVRRLRRRRPRPEPQEEQPAAEPVGSGAA, from the coding sequence ATGTCAGCGTCAGCCAGAGCGAGGACCTACGCCGCACTGCTCACGGCAGTCGCCCTGCTGGGCCTCGGCATCGCGCCCGCCGCCTCCTACGCGGCCCCGCAGATCGCTCCCCGGGCCGACAACGGCCGCTGGTCCGTCTTCCCCGCCCCCGCCGCCGGGGCGAAGGACAAGAGCCCCACCGCCCAGGACCGCCCCTTCTTCACCCTGGAGGGCGACCCCGGCACCACGCTCAAGGACAAGGTCTCCATCTCCAACCTCTCCTCCGCGCCGATGACCTTCGCCCTCTACGCCGCCGACGCCTACAACACCCCCCGCGACGGCGGCTTCGCCGTACGCGGCATCGACGAGAAGAGCACCGGCACAGGCTCCTGGGTCACCCTGGCGAAGTCGAGCATCACCATCCCGGCCCGCACCCGCGCCGACATCCCCTTCACCGTCACCGTCCCCGAGGGCGCCTCCCCCGGCGACCACCCCGGCGCGATCGTCGCGCTGGACACCCACACCGACCCCTCGGCCGGCAATGTCGCCATCGGCGTACGCAGGGCGGTCGCCGCCCGCATCTACCTCAAGGTCAGCGGCCCGACCCTGGCGGCCCTCTCCGTCGAGCACGTCACCGTCAGCCACGGCCAGCCCCTGATCCCCGGCACCGACGACTCGACCGCCACCATCCGCTACACCCTCGTCAACCGCGGCAACGTATCCCTCACCCCGCGCGTCGGCTTCACCGCCAAGGGCCTGTTCGGCCGCACGCTGCTGGACCGCAAGGCCCGTACGCTGCCGCTGGAACTGCTCCCCGGCCAGAGCGTCCAGCTCACCGAGAAATGGGCCTCCGCCCCCCAGTTCGACCGCGTCAGCGTCCGCCTGACGGTCACCAGCTCCCGCGGCGACCTCAGCGAGACCGCCTCCGCCACCTTCCTGGCCGTGCCCTGGCTCGTCGTGGGCGTGGTCCTGGCGCTGCTGGGCGGCCTGCTGGCCTGGCTGCTCCTCGTACGCCGCCTCAGGCGCCGCCGCCCGCGGCCCGAGCCGCAGGAGGAGCAGCCGGCCGCCGAGCCCGTGGGGAGCGGCGCGGCGTGA
- a CDS encoding ATP-binding protein, translating to MRRRLITSTLAVVLVVIAVFGVSLVIVETRTIENSASEMVDSEAVRLLSIVENRLNDGEKVNKQALSQQIAPDRYALVEIHGEEPIEIGTRPTGKVIASTQKGDGETVTVEESRRRVSDEIGRTLLVILAVALLAVLAAVALAVRQARRLGSPLTDLAETAERLGSGDPRPRHRRYGVPELDRIADVLDSSAERIARMLTAERRLAADASHQLRTPLTALSMRLEEIVATADDQETVKEEATIALGQVERLTDVVQRLLTNARDPRTGSAVDFDVDDVIKQQVEEWRPAYRNEGRNIITAGTRGLRAVGTPGAVAQVLATLMENGLMHGAGTVCLSTRVTGNQAVVEVTDEGHGVPPELGSRVFERTVSGRNSTGIGLAVARDLAEADGGRLELLQQRPPVFALFLAREGEE from the coding sequence TTGCGCCGCCGTCTCATCACGTCCACGCTCGCCGTGGTGCTCGTCGTCATCGCCGTCTTCGGGGTCTCGCTCGTCATCGTCGAGACCCGGACGATCGAGAACAGCGCCTCGGAGATGGTGGACTCCGAGGCGGTACGCCTCCTCAGCATCGTCGAGAACCGGCTGAACGACGGCGAGAAGGTCAACAAGCAGGCGCTGTCGCAGCAGATCGCCCCCGACCGTTACGCGCTCGTGGAGATCCACGGCGAGGAGCCGATCGAGATCGGCACCCGCCCGACCGGCAAGGTGATCGCCTCCACGCAGAAGGGCGACGGCGAGACCGTCACCGTCGAGGAGTCGCGCCGCAGGGTCAGCGACGAGATCGGCCGCACGCTCCTGGTCATCCTGGCCGTCGCCCTGCTCGCGGTGCTGGCCGCCGTGGCCCTGGCCGTACGCCAGGCCCGCCGGCTCGGCAGCCCCCTCACCGACCTCGCCGAGACCGCCGAACGCCTCGGCTCGGGCGACCCGCGCCCGCGCCACCGGCGCTACGGGGTGCCGGAGCTGGACCGGATCGCCGATGTCCTGGACTCCAGTGCCGAGCGGATCGCCCGGATGCTCACCGCCGAGCGGCGGCTCGCGGCCGACGCCTCGCACCAGCTGCGTACGCCGCTCACCGCGCTCAGCATGCGGCTGGAGGAGATCGTCGCCACCGCCGACGACCAGGAGACGGTCAAGGAGGAGGCGACGATCGCGCTGGGGCAGGTCGAGCGCCTGACCGATGTCGTACAGCGGCTGCTGACCAACGCCCGCGACCCGCGCACCGGCTCGGCGGTCGACTTCGACGTGGACGACGTGATCAAGCAGCAGGTCGAGGAATGGCGGCCCGCCTACCGCAACGAGGGCCGCAACATCATCACCGCCGGTACGCGCGGCCTGCGGGCCGTCGGCACCCCCGGCGCGGTCGCCCAGGTGCTGGCCACGCTGATGGAGAACGGGCTCATGCACGGCGCCGGCACGGTGTGCCTGTCAACGCGCGTCACCGGCAACCAGGCGGTCGTCGAGGTGACCGACGAGGGCCATGGCGTGCCGCCCGAGCTGGGCTCCCGCGTCTTCGAGCGCACGGTCAGCGGCCGCAACTCCACCGGCATCGGACTGGCCGTCGCCCGCGACCTGGCCGAGGCCGACGGCGGGCGGCTCGAACTGCTCCAGCAGCGGCCGCCGGTCTTCGCCCTGTTCCTGGCGCGGGAGGGCGAGGAATGA
- the purE gene encoding 5-(carboxyamino)imidazole ribonucleotide mutase, whose translation MSTPSGTPLVGIVMGSDSDWPVMEAAAQALDEFEVPYEVDVVSAHRMPREMIAYGENAAERGLKAVIAGAGGAAHLPGMLASVTPLPVIGVPVPLKYLDGMDSLLSIVQMPAGVPVATVSVAGARNAGLLAVRILAAHDAELLTRMRAFQNELNEQATEKGKRLRAKVEGGNGFGFGK comes from the coding sequence ATGAGCACCCCTTCCGGCACGCCCCTGGTCGGCATCGTGATGGGCTCCGACTCCGACTGGCCCGTCATGGAGGCCGCCGCCCAGGCCCTCGACGAGTTCGAGGTGCCCTACGAGGTCGACGTCGTCTCCGCCCACCGCATGCCGCGCGAGATGATCGCGTACGGGGAGAACGCCGCCGAGCGCGGCCTCAAGGCGGTCATCGCGGGCGCGGGCGGCGCCGCCCACCTGCCCGGCATGCTCGCCTCCGTGACCCCGCTGCCGGTCATCGGCGTCCCCGTGCCCCTGAAGTACCTCGACGGCATGGACTCGCTGCTCTCCATCGTCCAGATGCCGGCCGGCGTCCCGGTCGCCACGGTGTCCGTGGCCGGCGCGCGCAACGCGGGTCTGCTGGCGGTCCGGATCCTCGCCGCGCACGACGCCGAACTCCTCACGCGCATGCGGGCCTTCCAGAACGAGCTGAACGAGCAGGCCACCGAGAAAGGCAAGCGCCTGCGTGCCAAGGTGGAAGGCGGCAACGGCTTCGGCTTCGGAAAGTAG
- a CDS encoding peptide MFS transporter, whose translation MASSLTKDAATAQDTPANGGPTFLGHPRGLATLFMTETWERFSYYGMKALLVLYLTASVADGGLGMKAAAAGAVYSVYTATVYLLAMPGGWLADRLWGPRRAVAIGGAIIMTGHFMLAVPVRASFFVGLVLIAVGSGLLKSNISTMVGQLYPDRNDPRRDGGFTIFYMGINLGAFLAPLAIGTVGQEVNWHLGFAMAGVGMALGLAQFLYGTKHLAPVSSVVPTPLAAAERAVLLKKALLWLVAAVAFYGVVTFTGHFTVNWVLWPLSLIGLALPTYYFARIRRDQDLSADEKSKVTGFIWFFVVAALFWMIYDQSGSTLTVFAADHTSSRLFGFNFPESWFQSLNPLFVMALAPVFAAVWIKLGRRNPTTTSKFAYGLIGIGASFVVMMVAQGAASGGTKVSPMWLTMVYLIQTVAELCLSPVGLSVTTKLAPAKYGSQMMGLFFLAVTAGDCVAAIIQLVVGDAFLSETAFAIQGAVALLAGVAFVMYRRNVIKLMGDVH comes from the coding sequence ATGGCGTCCAGCCTGACGAAGGACGCCGCCACTGCGCAGGACACCCCTGCGAACGGCGGCCCCACCTTCCTCGGCCACCCCCGCGGTTTGGCCACTCTCTTCATGACCGAGACGTGGGAGCGATTCAGCTACTACGGCATGAAGGCCCTTCTCGTCCTCTATCTGACGGCTTCGGTCGCAGACGGCGGACTCGGCATGAAGGCCGCCGCGGCCGGTGCCGTCTACAGCGTCTACACCGCCACGGTGTACCTGCTTGCCATGCCCGGCGGCTGGCTCGCCGACCGCCTGTGGGGCCCGCGCCGCGCCGTGGCCATCGGCGGCGCGATCATCATGACCGGCCACTTCATGCTGGCCGTGCCGGTCAGGGCCTCCTTCTTCGTGGGCCTGGTCCTCATCGCGGTCGGCTCCGGCCTGCTGAAGTCCAACATCTCCACGATGGTCGGCCAGCTCTACCCGGACCGCAACGACCCGCGCCGGGACGGCGGCTTCACCATCTTCTACATGGGCATCAACCTCGGTGCCTTCCTCGCCCCGCTCGCCATCGGCACCGTCGGCCAGGAGGTCAACTGGCACCTCGGCTTCGCCATGGCCGGCGTCGGCATGGCCCTGGGCCTGGCCCAGTTCCTCTACGGCACCAAGCACCTGGCCCCGGTCAGCAGTGTCGTCCCGACGCCGCTCGCCGCCGCCGAGCGGGCGGTGCTGCTGAAGAAGGCGCTGCTGTGGCTGGTGGCCGCCGTGGCCTTCTACGGTGTCGTCACCTTCACCGGGCACTTCACCGTCAACTGGGTGCTGTGGCCGCTGTCGCTGATCGGCCTGGCGCTGCCGACGTACTACTTCGCGCGCATCCGCCGCGACCAGGACCTGAGCGCGGACGAGAAGTCCAAGGTCACCGGCTTCATCTGGTTCTTCGTCGTCGCCGCCCTGTTCTGGATGATCTACGACCAGTCCGGCTCGACGCTGACCGTCTTCGCCGCGGACCACACCTCGTCCCGGCTCTTCGGCTTCAACTTCCCCGAGAGCTGGTTCCAGTCGCTGAACCCGCTCTTCGTGATGGCCCTGGCGCCGGTCTTCGCCGCCGTCTGGATCAAGCTCGGCCGCCGCAACCCCACCACGACCAGCAAGTTCGCCTACGGCCTCATCGGCATCGGCGCCTCCTTCGTGGTCATGATGGTCGCCCAGGGCGCGGCCTCCGGCGGCACCAAGGTCTCCCCGATGTGGCTGACCATGGTCTACCTCATCCAGACCGTCGCCGAGCTGTGCCTGTCCCCCGTCGGCCTGTCGGTCACCACCAAGCTGGCCCCCGCCAAGTACGGCAGCCAGATGATGGGCCTGTTCTTCCTCGCCGTCACCGCGGGCGACTGCGTCGCCGCCATCATCCAGCTGGTCGTCGGCGACGCGTTCCTGTCCGAGACCGCCTTCGCGATCCAGGGCGCGGTGGCCCTGCTGGCGGGCGTGGCCTTCGTGATGTACCGCCGGAACGTGATCAAGCTGATGGGCGACGTCCACTGA
- a CDS encoding response regulator transcription factor, with protein MTRVLLAEDDASISEPLARALRREGYEVEVREDGPTALEAGLLGAFDLLVLDLGLPGIDGLEVCRRLRTEGHGFPVLVLTARADEVDTVVGLDAGADDYVTKPFRLAELLARVRALLRRGATEGGTPQPSTQGVRIDVESHRAWMGDDELQLTAKEFDLLRVLVRDAGRVVTREQLMREVWDTTWWSSTKTLDMHISWLRKKLGDDAAAPRYISTVRGVGFRFEKN; from the coding sequence ATGACCCGCGTACTGCTCGCCGAGGACGACGCATCCATCTCGGAACCGCTCGCACGCGCCCTGCGCCGCGAAGGCTACGAGGTCGAGGTGCGTGAGGACGGTCCCACCGCGTTGGAAGCCGGCCTTCTGGGCGCCTTCGATCTGCTGGTTCTGGACCTGGGGCTGCCCGGTATCGACGGCCTGGAGGTCTGCAGGCGACTGCGCACCGAGGGCCACGGTTTCCCCGTGCTGGTGCTCACCGCCCGCGCCGACGAGGTGGACACCGTGGTCGGCCTGGACGCCGGCGCCGACGACTACGTCACCAAGCCCTTCCGGCTCGCCGAACTGCTCGCCCGCGTACGCGCGCTGCTCAGGCGCGGCGCGACCGAGGGCGGCACCCCGCAGCCCTCCACCCAGGGCGTGCGGATCGACGTCGAGTCGCACCGCGCCTGGATGGGTGACGACGAACTCCAGCTCACCGCAAAGGAGTTCGACCTCCTACGGGTGCTGGTCCGCGACGCGGGCCGGGTCGTCACGCGCGAGCAGCTGATGCGCGAGGTCTGGGACACCACATGGTGGTCGTCCACCAAGACCCTGGACATGCACATCTCCTGGCTGCGCAAGAAGCTCGGCGACGACGCCGCCGCGCCCCGCTACATCTCCACCGTGCGCGGAGTCGGCTTCCGCTTCGAAAAGAACTGA
- a CDS encoding DUF1203 domain-containing protein, whose product MTFQIHALPAEALDRARRTVDPTRLVAGGGEAVRCCLRDAEPSDELLLFNYEPPIPGTGSPYRETGAVYAHAEPCAGPPDPGAYPPDWRGRPQVLRAYDERGWIHEATRVHDGQDPEGAIAAVLAEKGVVEVHSRNVAYGCFMFAATPADGRPDSP is encoded by the coding sequence ATGACCTTCCAGATCCACGCCCTCCCGGCCGAAGCACTGGACCGCGCCCGGCGCACCGTCGACCCCACGCGTCTCGTCGCCGGGGGCGGCGAGGCGGTCAGGTGCTGCCTGCGGGACGCCGAGCCCAGCGACGAGCTGCTGCTCTTCAACTACGAGCCGCCGATCCCGGGGACCGGCAGCCCCTACCGCGAGACCGGAGCCGTCTACGCGCACGCCGAGCCCTGCGCGGGCCCGCCGGACCCCGGGGCCTACCCGCCGGACTGGCGGGGCCGTCCGCAGGTGCTGCGGGCGTACGACGAGCGGGGGTGGATCCACGAGGCGACGCGGGTGCACGACGGGCAGGACCCGGAGGGGGCGATCGCGGCGGTGCTGGCCGAGAAGGGCGTCGTGGAGGTCCACAGCCGCAACGTCGCCTACGGCTGCTTCATGTTCGCGGCGACGCCCGCCGACGGCCGGCCGGACAGCCCCTGA